The following DNA comes from Mya arenaria isolate MELC-2E11 chromosome 11, ASM2691426v1.
TTTGTGCTCTGCTTTGCTGTACTGTGTTCTGCTGTGCTGTGCTCTGTTATTCAATGTTCTGTTCTTCTCTGCACTTTTCTGCTATGCCGTGTTGTGCTTGGCTGTGCTGAATTGTGCTGTGCTGTGCTGTGATATtcactgttctgttctgcttTGATCTATTCTGCTGTGCTGTGTTGTTCTCTACTGTGCTGTACTGTGTTCTGCTTTTCTAATCTTTTCTCTGCTCTGCCCTGCTTTGTTATTTTCTGCTCTTCTCTATTCTGATGTACTGTGTTCAGCTGTGCTGTACTTTGTTCTGTTGTGTTGCACTGTGTTCTGCTGTTCTGTACTGTTTTCTGCTGTGTTGTGCTCTGCTCTGTTGTGATATGTTCTGTTGTGCTGTGATGTGTTCTGTTGTGCTGTGACGTGTTCTGCTGGACAGTACTGTGTTCTGCTGTGTGGTGCTCTGTTGTGCTCTACTGAGTTCTGCTGTGCTGTGATATGCTGTGCTGTGCTGTGTAATGCACTACTCTACTCTACTCTGTTCTGTTATGCTCATCTAAGCTCTGCTCTGCTCTGCTCTACTCTACTCTACTCTACTCTTTTATGCTCATGTATGCTCTCCTCTACTCTACTTTGTTCTGTTCTGCTCATCTCTGCTTGGCTCTACTTTGTTCTGCTCTGCTCTATTCTGCTGTGATGAACTGTCTCCTGCTGTACTGTGTCCTGCTGTGCTGTGATGTGCTCTGCTGTGCTGTGTTATGCTTTACTCTActattttctgttctgttcatctCTACTCTactctgttctgttctgctctACTCTACTCTACTCTActctgttctgttatgttctgcTAAACTCTACTCTACTCTACCCCACCCTGTTCTGTTCTGCTCATCTCTGCtctgctctgttctgttctgctcaTCTCTGCTCTGTTCTGTTCATCTCTGCTCTGCTCTGTTCTGTTATGCTCATCTATGCTCTATTCAACTCTTCTCTGTTCTATACTGCTCATCTCTGCTTTGCTTTACTCTGTTCTGCTCTGCTCTATTCTGCTGTGATGAACTGCCTCCTGCTGTACTGTGTTCTGCTGTGCTGTGCTGTGTTATGCTTTACTCTactatgttctgttctgttcatctCTACTCtaatctgttctgttctgctcaTCTCTGCTCTGCTCTACTCCGTTCTGCTCATCTCTGCTCTGCTCTGTGTTGTTCATCTCTGCTTTGCTCTACTCTGTTCTGCTCTACTCTATTCTGCTGTGATCAACTGTCTTCTGCTGTACTGTGTTCTGCTGTGCTCTGTTGTGCTTTGTTATGCTCTGCTTTGCTCTGCTCTACTCTGTTCTGCTCTGCTCTGCTCTATTCTGCTGTGATGAACTGTCTCCTGCTGTACTGTGTTCTGCTGTGCTGTGATGTGCTGTGTTGTGCTCTGTTATGCTTTACAGTActatattctgttctgttcatctCTACTCTactctgttctgttctgctcaTCTCTGCTCTGCCCaactctgttctgttctgctcaTCTCTGCTCTGCTCTGTTCTGTGTTGCTCATCTCTGCTTTGCTCTACTACGTTCTGCTCTGCTCTATTCTGCTGTGATGAACTGTCTTCTGCTGTACTGTCTTCTGCTGTGCTCTGTTGTGCTGTGTTATGCTCTGCTTTGCTCTGCTCTACTCTGTTCTGCTCTGCTCTGCTCTACTCTGTTCTGCTCTGTTGTTTTCTGCTGTGATGTACTGTCTTCTGCTGTACTGTGTTCTGCTGTGCTCTGTTGTGGTGTGTTATGCTCTGCTCTGCTCTGCTCTACTCTGCTCTGCTTTGCTCTGCTCTACTCTGTTCTGCTCTGCTCTGCTCTACTCTGTTCTGCTCTGCTGTTTTCTGCTGTGATGTACTGTCTTCTGCTGTACTGTGTTCTGCTGTGCTCTGTTGTGCTGTGTTATGCTCTGCTCTGCTCTGCTCTACTCTGCTCTGCTTTGCTCTGCTCTACTCTGTTCTGCTCTGCTCTGCTCTGCTCTACTCTGTTCTGCTCTGCTGTTTTCTGCTGTGATGTACTGTTTTCTGCTGTACTGTGTTCTGCATGCTGTGCTGTGTTatgctctgttctgttctgtcctGCTCTGCTTTGCTCTATTCTTCTGTACTGTACTGTGTTCTGCACTGATCATCTCTTCTCTGCTttgttgttatacatgtgtactgTTAAAAATTGTTTGACAAGAGTTAAATTTTACAATGGTTTCATAAATACGCAcgtaaaaagaatatttaatagACAGATGGACACTTCAGCAGAAAAAACCCGTTTTCATTTAGATATTGATCGATATAAAATCAAGGGTATGAACGTATTACATGAGATTCTGGctatattgttgttttgtaaattaattttccattttttctgTTTGATTAGGTGTTATCAAGTGGCTTTGTTAAGTGTATTATTGGGATTTTCAATCACCCTCTATAGAAAAAAACCCATACGatatatcttttatataaaaagatatGCTATCATGATCGACTtggtatacatacatgtataaatcaCAGTGTTAACATCAGTCGTACATTTTGATTAGTTGACTGacgcagcagcagcagcagaagcagcagcagcaaaaaTACTTTCAGCTTAACTGGGTCGAAATAGCAGTCGACTCCATTGCCTTGGAAGAAACGAGTACTGCACGTTGTCCACTTTAAGAGGCAAGGTGAAAGTACATTTGGTGTGGTTCGAACCCATGACCACGTAAAAGAGCGTTCGACACTGATCTAACCACTAGACGCCCCTTTGTTTTCAGGAGGATGAGCGGTGACCGGCTGAGCATCCAGCCGGTGTTGGGGGCCAGCGGCCGGAAGTTGAGCTACGGAGTTCTGGACACGGCTGAGAGTCTCATGGACAATATTGACGACCTGGCGGAAGTGCTAGACCAGCTTACAGAGAAATACGAGCATGCACAGGTTAGTCCGCCTCACTGGAATTGTCGCAACGTTTTAGCGGCATTTCTTCCTTTTTTCGATTAAACTTTTTAGTATAACATTGGCTTTAGCTTAgtttttgaaactttatatCTTCCtttgtaatatattgtataaattaatgtacataatacatacattcaaAGTGTGTTTGGGTGACCGCATTATCAAGAAATATGAATTCATACTTACCTAAAGAGAAGGTGCACGTGTATCTACCATTCTGCTTTATTGCTTTTTAGTTTTTTCACCtaaatgttatatgttaaaCAGGCCGAAACATACTTTTACATATTCCAAAACTGCATACGTAttgtaatttatgtttattgacaTGCCGCATTCTTAACAGGAAACCCTTGAACAGAAAGCAGGTATTGAAGAAGAAGGAGAGGAGCAGACGGAGGAGGAGGGCCAGGAGCAGGAGCAGGAGCAGGAGCAGGGTATCGTCATCAAAGTGAACTGTGAGGCTACCACCCCGTCCCCCACTTTGTCCCCACAGAGGAGCCCCTCACACATCGTACCCAACGGCATTACGCGGAGGCACAGCGGGGACTTCAGGATGTTCCGGAAGCTAAAATCGTGTCTGGACTCCACACGCCACCTGATCTCAAGCCTTCGGCGGGAAAAGGGCCGTCTGATGAAACGGGAGCTAAGCGTTGAGTGCCGCATGTCCGAGATGGAGGACTACAAGAGTCACATCAAACAGGATTTGGTGAGTACAGGGGAAGAGGGTGGATCAAAGAGGGATTGGTTTGAACGTGGGAACAAGTGCTGCCTTACGAATTGTGAGCTAATTGGCGAGTACTGCATGTCCTTTAACTTCACAACGCTAGGTCGAGGCCGCTTGACCGCAAGTCCACTAGCTTCACGCCGCCAGCCCGCTAGGACGCAATGCCGCTTATAAATTACTTCATATGCATAACGAATTCGCTCGGTTCTAAAactgtttacagtatttaatcattatttatttacgaTTAAAATTCTCTGCATCGGAAACTCAAGATGACAACAGAATAATTGTGTTTCAGGTGCAAGTTATTGTTTActtatgaacataattatatggataaatctattCATATAAGGTAACGTGTTTCAGACAAGAATTTACTAATAGTACGTGTTTCAGACGAGTTTGAACGACCTGGTGGACATGTTGACGGAGCGGATTTGCGAGCTGGAGCTGCGGCTGGCGGACGGCCAGGAAGAGGCGGAAGGCCTCACGGCAGAGAGAGACGCCCTCCAGGAGCGGCTGGACCGCACGGAGGCGCTATGCGCAGGTACAAACACCAGTCCACCGTCGAAGCTGCTCTAAGGCAGTTTAGGTCCGGGCCTGCACATAGTCATCGGAAAGCCTGTTATTTAAGTTTGGGGTATGCCGAAATTAAAATGTCCAGGAAAACCCGCAAACCTCTAGCGGGACATATGAACATATATTCTGGTGTTGCTAATCCCGAATGagatttaattgaaaataaatgaactaattatatattgttttatattgttaactGAATGGTGACTGACGAACATATTAGGTCACTgggtgtttgtgtgtgtgtgtatgtgtgtgtgtgtgtgtgcgcgcgcgcgtgtgtgtatgtgtgtgtgtgtttcacAGAAAAATGTCGTCGAGGTTATTTCATAGTCTTTGGGGTCGTCGTCGGCGTTTGTACAAACTTCCAGTTTTAACTAAATAAACGTTATAACTATtccgaattttttttatacatataattatatcaatgacAATACGCACACGCAAAGTCTATGACTCTATCAGTAATAAATGTTCTTCGAGTGTcttgacaaacaaacaaacgagCTTTGTAATTTTTTGCTGATCTTTTTCAGAGTTGAACGAAGACAATGACAGCCTGCGGGCGGAGAACGGCCGCCTCCACGATCGGCTGCGCCTCGGCAACCGGGAGCTGCAGTACGAGATCGAGGTCATCCAGGTGGAAAACGTAAAACTCAAGGAACTCGTGCGCGAGTTCTCAGAACTGGAAGAAAGTGAACCGGAAACTGCCATGTCGCCGGACGGGGATCTCGGCGTCGCGTCTTTAACGGATGGGTCTGAGGACCTGTGTAATAATAATGTTACGATGGAAACTGGACATGAGCAGAACAAAAGTAACAGTGCTGTGAAAGTTAATGGCAAGAAAACTGGCTACGCAAACGGACGGTCGACTATAAGTAGTGGCATCGTGATGACAGTTTAGTTCTCGACCCCGTTATTAAACAGTAATGACTGATTTCTTATCTCAACCTTGGGTTGTGTTTTGTGGACTGGTTTTGTAAACACGGCTGACTTTGATACGCCACGATTCAAAATCGGATTGACCTACAAAAGTTCGTGAAAGGAAAATGATCAATGTCTGgagaaatgttaaataaaaaatccatGAAGTTATGAGACCGACCATGACCGTTTCCTGTGAGGCCAGAATGTTTACCTAAGACATTAAATGTGACGTGTTTGTATTTAGTTTCATGTCATGTTGATCATACTGTTggttatgtttatttaactaTGTTTTGAGAAGGCTATCATTCATAATTTGTCATTCAATGTCTTTTCATTATAATAAAGTGTAACGCACTCATTGTTTTATGATTCATGGAACTGTTAACATGAACACTTATTGTACATATTTGCAACTCATAATAAGGCCAAACATAAGAATCCAAATCACTGGTTTGCAGTACCTCGAACCAGACTGTCTTATTGAGTCAAGAAtgatagttttattatttatgatctTTT
Coding sequences within:
- the LOC128209281 gene encoding uncharacterized protein LOC128209281 isoform X2 codes for the protein MADVIMKEQKLGNVLRRMSGDRLSIQPVLGASGRKLSYGVLDTAESLMDNIDDLAEVLDQLTEKYEHAQETLEQKAGIEEEGEEQTEEEGQEQEQEQEQGIVIKVNCEATTPSPTLSPQRSPSHIVPNGITRRHSGDFRMFRKLKSCLDSTRHLISSLRREKGRLMKRELSVECRMSEMEDYKSHIKQDLTSLNDLVDMLTERICELELRLADGQEEAEGLTAERDALQERLDRTEALCAELNEDNDSLRAENGRLHDRLRLGNRELQYEIEVIQVENVKLKELVREFSELEESEPETAMSPDGDLGVASLTDGSEDLCNNNVTSAVKVNGKKTGYANGRSTISSGIVMTV
- the LOC128209281 gene encoding uncharacterized protein LOC128209281 isoform X1, encoding MADVIMKEQKLGNVLRRMSGDRLSIQPVLGASGRKLSYGVLDTAESLMDNIDDLAEVLDQLTEKYEHAQETLEQKAGIEEEGEEQTEEEGQEQEQEQEQGIVIKVNCEATTPSPTLSPQRSPSHIVPNGITRRHSGDFRMFRKLKSCLDSTRHLISSLRREKGRLMKRELSVECRMSEMEDYKSHIKQDLTSLNDLVDMLTERICELELRLADGQEEAEGLTAERDALQERLDRTEALCAELNEDNDSLRAENGRLHDRLRLGNRELQYEIEVIQVENVKLKELVREFSELEESEPETAMSPDGDLGVASLTDGSEDLCNNNVTMETGHEQNKSNSAVKVNGKKTGYANGRSTISSGIVMTV
- the LOC128209281 gene encoding uncharacterized protein LOC128209281 isoform X3 is translated as MSGDRLSIQPVLGASGRKLSYGVLDTAESLMDNIDDLAEVLDQLTEKYEHAQETLEQKAGIEEEGEEQTEEEGQEQEQEQEQGIVIKVNCEATTPSPTLSPQRSPSHIVPNGITRRHSGDFRMFRKLKSCLDSTRHLISSLRREKGRLMKRELSVECRMSEMEDYKSHIKQDLTSLNDLVDMLTERICELELRLADGQEEAEGLTAERDALQERLDRTEALCAELNEDNDSLRAENGRLHDRLRLGNRELQYEIEVIQVENVKLKELVREFSELEESEPETAMSPDGDLGVASLTDGSEDLCNNNVTMETGHEQNKSNSAVKVNGKKTGYANGRSTISSGIVMTV